From the Maridesulfovibrio frigidus DSM 17176 genome, one window contains:
- a CDS encoding HEAT repeat domain-containing protein, protein MSSLTGFRDQSFLDKISILNEVSMGKDIEDLEDLLDLFKNPIGDTSVDYMVVTALNGVLSSDEKSAVDLLSCDNEKIRVLCIRLCGEFKFATATPFLVSLAEKTDDSDLLFEVIVSLSKIGGDESVSLFRSNITNDDDLVASMCIEVVGTFKDEESIGALSDIVTRNNEDAYYEICDLTTWKAVEALTSIGSSASLSFIVDNLHHRNPTVRRVVTDCLTDLGAPAVPYLQKVITPDAEKDDMILAANVLGFIGDKSGLEVLMDALDKKYSTDSSVNYAIYEAIGSIGTMKGVISLIDGLDVDDELITLAVLTGLDRQVNPGVIKKMTEMISQGGSQAGKIIRAVVTAKALNIFAGLYNEGKIGRFMMNAVVASKDPEVRTAFREKLTEIGGDEATVDIARLPDIEEIAGKRALAVDDSKSMLALYRSILTSNGYEPSIAENGQEAYAFVEQGDEFDVVITDMNMPVMDGMELVEKLRFTDGFEKIPIIMVTTESETSQMELARKTGVTDFITKPFTPDQLKAKIAEYVS, encoded by the coding sequence ATGTCTAGTTTGACAGGGTTTAGGGACCAATCCTTTTTGGACAAAATTAGTATTTTGAATGAAGTTTCCATGGGAAAAGATATTGAAGATTTAGAAGATCTTCTTGATCTCTTTAAAAATCCTATCGGGGATACTTCAGTTGACTATATGGTTGTTACAGCTCTCAACGGGGTTCTTTCTTCCGATGAAAAGAGTGCTGTCGATCTTCTTAGTTGTGATAATGAAAAAATTAGAGTTCTCTGCATAAGGTTATGTGGAGAGTTCAAGTTTGCAACTGCAACTCCTTTTTTAGTCTCGCTTGCAGAGAAAACAGATGATTCAGATTTACTATTTGAAGTTATTGTTTCTCTATCAAAAATAGGCGGAGATGAATCAGTTAGCCTCTTCCGTTCTAATATTACAAATGATGACGATTTGGTCGCATCTATGTGTATAGAGGTGGTTGGAACATTTAAAGACGAAGAGTCCATTGGCGCTCTTTCGGACATTGTTACTCGCAATAACGAAGACGCATATTATGAAATCTGCGATCTGACCACATGGAAAGCTGTTGAGGCTTTAACTTCCATTGGCAGTAGTGCATCTCTTAGTTTTATCGTAGATAACTTGCATCATAGAAACCCAACGGTTCGCAGGGTTGTTACTGATTGTCTGACCGATCTTGGTGCGCCAGCCGTTCCTTATCTACAGAAAGTTATAACTCCTGATGCGGAAAAGGATGACATGATCCTTGCCGCAAACGTTCTTGGGTTTATCGGTGATAAAAGTGGTCTCGAAGTTCTCATGGATGCTCTTGATAAAAAATATTCTACAGATTCAAGCGTAAATTACGCAATATATGAAGCCATAGGTAGTATCGGGACAATGAAAGGCGTTATCAGCCTGATTGATGGCCTTGACGTAGATGATGAGCTTATTACTTTAGCAGTTCTAACAGGTCTTGATCGTCAAGTTAATCCGGGCGTGATTAAGAAGATGACTGAAATGATCAGTCAGGGCGGGAGTCAGGCCGGCAAGATTATTCGCGCTGTTGTTACAGCAAAAGCGTTAAATATTTTTGCAGGTCTTTATAATGAAGGCAAGATCGGGCGTTTCATGATGAACGCGGTTGTTGCTTCTAAAGACCCCGAAGTTCGTACTGCTTTCCGCGAAAAACTCACAGAAATTGGCGGTGATGAGGCAACAGTAGATATTGCTAGATTGCCGGATATTGAAGAAATTGCAGGTAAACGAGCTTTAGCTGTAGATGACTCAAAATCTATGCTTGCTCTTTATCGCAGTATTCTGACTAGCAATGGGTATGAGCCGTCAATCGCTGAGAATGGACAGGAAGCATATGCTTTTGTCGAGCAGGGTGATGAGTTTGATGTCGTAATCACTGATATGAATATGCCGGTGATGGATGGTATGGAACTTGTCGAAAAGCTTAGATTTACCGATGGTTTTGAAAAAATACCCATTATAATGGTTACAACTGAGTCTGAAACGTCTCAGATGGAGCTTGCGAGAAAGACTGGAGTTACTGACTTTATTACAAAGCCTTTCACTCCAGATCAGCTTAAAGCGAAGATTGCAGAGTATGTTTCCTAA